The DNA region ACCACTGCGAGGTGAGCACCTCGTCGACCGCGATGCGCTTCTCGCGGAACAGCACGCCCAGCCGGCGCGCCTCGGCCCGGCCTTCCTCGCTCAGGTTGCGCTGGGTGGCGCAGTCGTCGGCCCGGAACCCCGGGGGATCGCCCGTGCCGGGTGCCGTGGCGTGGCGCAGCAGGACGACGGCGCCGGGCCGGGCGGCTTCCGGCCAGCCATCGGCCGCCATGGCAGCGGTGCAGGCGGCGACCGCGCAGGCCACCAGGAGGCGCAGGGCACGCATGGGCAGGACCGCGTTCATGCCGGCACCCTAGCAAGGATCACGGCGCCGCACGGCCCCAAGCCTCGCAGTGGCGTGTCAA from Ramlibacter pinisoli includes:
- a CDS encoding histidine phosphatase family protein, translating into MNAVLPMRALRLLVACAVAACTAAMAADGWPEAARPGAVVLLRHATAPGTGDPPGFRADDCATQRNLSEEGRAEARRLGVLFREKRIAVDEVLTSQWCRTRETARLAFGEKLPRDEPAFNSFLGQAPARREAQTAAARDLLARWRGPGALVVVTHQFNITALTGIGAASAQGVVVRAGPDGGLQVLGTIEP